Proteins co-encoded in one Bombus pyrosoma isolate SC7728 linkage group LG4, ASM1482585v1, whole genome shotgun sequence genomic window:
- the LOC122567017 gene encoding embryonic polarity protein dorsal isoform X2: MEQFHDMSDGNINISDVIEVIQTTDPGFVECSGKEDQLPLEMNTGRLLPYVEIIEQPASKALRFRYECEGRSAGSIPGINSTPENKTFPSIRIVGYKGRAVVVVSCVTKDQPHRPHPHNLVGKEACKRGVCTVEVSSENMTVTFANLGIQCVKKKDIEEALKIREEIRVDPFRTGFEHKRQPTSIDLNAVRLCFQVFLEGGQKGKFNVPLPPVVSEPIFDKKAMSDLVICKLSHSNASVAGGMEMILLCEKVAKEDIQIRFFEEKEGQVIWEGFGDFQPVHVHKQTAIAFKTPTYRMQQVEQPVQICIQLKRPSDGATSEPLPFQMLPLGADDPGSLRRKRQKFNNSPNALVLRHVQTEAEKHAAALNQPIQYNFNIVKSEKKSLYGGSVGSGGSFPLYSMGTTSPQPQSSMQTLRPQVSPGRASPMEYSPYNSALIQSQPSPQYQSTSSHIVQQPSTGTYAQQQFPYVHDILQVHPQEQLVLNRVTSNYHEEFQSLDNAAGGVEGADVTSVLDMDSRQYSFDLSFNQLDSTELAAFDTALSENLSSGLSISDSTKPETNKETNTGSSNIEESNNMTDSFTRITNNTIQELCTLNNMYKPTREVND, encoded by the exons ATGGAACAATTCCATGATATGAGTgatggaaatataaatataagtgaTGTCA TTGAAGTCATCCAAACTACCGATCCTGGGTTTGTGGAATGTAGTGGAAAGGAGGATCAACTGCCACTGGAAATGAACACTGGGAGGTTATTGCCATATGTTGAAATAATAGAACAGCCAGCAAGTAAAGCTTTACGTTTTCGCTATGAATGTGAAGGCAGATCGGCTGGTAGTATACCAGGAATAAACAGTACACCAGAAAACAAAACATTTCCTAGTATAAGA ATAGTTGGATATAAAGGTCGAGCTGTAGTTGTAGTATCATGTGTAACAAAAGATCAACCACACAGACCTCATCCTCATAATCTTGTTGGAAAGGAAGCATGTAAACGTGGTGTATGTACAGTAGAAGTCTCATCAGAAAATATGACAGTCACATTTGCAAATCTTGGTATTCAATGTGTTAAGAAAAAGGATATTGAAGAGGCACTTAAAATAAGAGAGGAAATTCGTGTAGATCCTTTTCGAA CTGGCTTCGAACACAAAAGACAACCTACTAGTATTGATCTAAATGCAGTGAGATTGTGCTTTCAAGTTTTCTTAGAAGGAggacaaaaaggaaaattcaatGTGCCATTACCACCAGTTGTATCTGAACctatatttgataaaa aagcAATGTCAGATCTTGTGATATGCAAGCTCAGTCACTCTAATGCGTCGGTCGCTGGTGGTAtggaaatgattttattatgtGAGAAGGTTGCAAAGGAAGATATACAAATTAGATTTTTCGAGGAGAAGGAGGGGCAAGTGATTTGGGAAGGATTTGGTGATTTTCAACCCGTTCACGTACATAAGCAA ACAGCAATTGCATTCAAAACACCCACATATCGCATGCAGCAAGTGGAGCAACCGGTGCAAATATGCATTCAACTGAAAAGACCGTCGGATGGTGCGACGAGCGAACCATTACCTTTTCAGATGTTACCTCTTGGTGCAG ATGATCCTGGTTCGTTAAGGCGAAAGcgacaaaaatttaataacagcCCAAATGCGCTAGTTTTGAGGCATGTACAGACAGAAGCTGAGAAGC ATGCTGCAGCGTTAAATCAACCGAtccaatacaattttaatatcgtcaaATCAGAAAAAAAATCTCTGTACGGAGGCTCAGTCGGAAGTGGAGGATCCTTTCCGTTATATTCTATGGGAACCACTTCTCCACAACCGCAATCTAGTATGCAAACGTTGAG GCCACAAGTATCGCCAGGTCGTGCATCGCCGATGGAGTACAGTCCATACAACTCAGCACTTATTCAATCACAACCATCACCGCAATATCAATCAACAAGCAGTCATATCGTACAACAACCATCAACCGGAACGTATGCACAACAACAATTTCCATATGTACATGACATATTACAAGTACACCCGCAAGAACAATTAGTGTTAAACAGAGTTACATCAAACTATCACGAAGAATTTCAATCGTTGGACAATGCTG caGGTGGAGTGGAAGGGGCAGATGTCACAAGTGTTTTAGATATGGACAGTCGACAGTACAGTTTTGATTTAAGTTTTAATCAACTTGATTCGACAGAACTCGCCGCTTTTGATACCGCtctttctgaaaatttatccAGTGGATTATCCATTTCAGATTCTACCAAG CCGGAAACGAACAAAGAGACAAACACAGGATCAAGCAACATCGAAGAAAGTAATAACATGACCGATAGTTTTACAAGAATTACTAATAACACTATTCAGGAACTGTGCactttaaataatatgtataaaccaACGCGGGAAGTTAACGACTGA
- the LOC122567017 gene encoding embryonic polarity protein dorsal isoform X1 produces the protein MEQFHDMSDGNINISDVIEVIQTTDPGFVECSGKEDQLPLEMNTGRLLPYVEIIEQPASKALRFRYECEGRSAGSIPGINSTPENKTFPSIRIVGYKGRAVVVVSCVTKDQPHRPHPHNLVGKEACKRGVCTVEVSSENMTVTFANLGIQCVKKKDIEEALKIREEIRVDPFRTGFEHKRQPTSIDLNAVRLCFQVFLEGGQKGKFNVPLPPVVSEPIFDKKAMSDLVICKLSHSNASVAGGMEMILLCEKVAKEDIQIRFFEEKEGQVIWEGFGDFQPVHVHKQTAIAFKTPTYRMQQVEQPVQICIQLKRPSDGATSEPLPFQMLPLGAGRPAFWSLRKAFARKKTDYSTFSKILATESALFSNVTPKFPRNVDEYNNNDDFNVKKSSNKISALRALNDLYNVKNTLDSCNGNIEMNQNISQNVSHIRSTIIDYQNNEIPINEEKQTRENEQINRMYKIDNRYIDKEMNDDNSGTLTRTKSDSTAENTCVFKQNTDMSKNNSDWFDYSEVGKWVQKGQMCLKEKDNETDFKTETTEDCNKSFNELLTQVAELDQIYADTHTKLVQAAIEQNTTDQSMDIDVCDNQTYTSLQMAMKNPIEFIDLPNERKYEDVCIPKADVNQSCPSPPVTTKRDGTQETEERLPPLPPKRIRKMPSMPLLPRPISSHMTSESFVEAPNKTLPSLPATLTKNSKQGLFSKLFAKKAKKDKDSISNVSKENSQPLCSTGNVSYLTTNNTPTSPQLQISRPGAISTNSVKSLKLEGDETPPYGIELTEAEHYALYTTMAPHATVSEFDEMSFYYSPVEGGKIYSEKKET, from the exons ATGGAACAATTCCATGATATGAGTgatggaaatataaatataagtgaTGTCA TTGAAGTCATCCAAACTACCGATCCTGGGTTTGTGGAATGTAGTGGAAAGGAGGATCAACTGCCACTGGAAATGAACACTGGGAGGTTATTGCCATATGTTGAAATAATAGAACAGCCAGCAAGTAAAGCTTTACGTTTTCGCTATGAATGTGAAGGCAGATCGGCTGGTAGTATACCAGGAATAAACAGTACACCAGAAAACAAAACATTTCCTAGTATAAGA ATAGTTGGATATAAAGGTCGAGCTGTAGTTGTAGTATCATGTGTAACAAAAGATCAACCACACAGACCTCATCCTCATAATCTTGTTGGAAAGGAAGCATGTAAACGTGGTGTATGTACAGTAGAAGTCTCATCAGAAAATATGACAGTCACATTTGCAAATCTTGGTATTCAATGTGTTAAGAAAAAGGATATTGAAGAGGCACTTAAAATAAGAGAGGAAATTCGTGTAGATCCTTTTCGAA CTGGCTTCGAACACAAAAGACAACCTACTAGTATTGATCTAAATGCAGTGAGATTGTGCTTTCAAGTTTTCTTAGAAGGAggacaaaaaggaaaattcaatGTGCCATTACCACCAGTTGTATCTGAACctatatttgataaaa aagcAATGTCAGATCTTGTGATATGCAAGCTCAGTCACTCTAATGCGTCGGTCGCTGGTGGTAtggaaatgattttattatgtGAGAAGGTTGCAAAGGAAGATATACAAATTAGATTTTTCGAGGAGAAGGAGGGGCAAGTGATTTGGGAAGGATTTGGTGATTTTCAACCCGTTCACGTACATAAGCAA ACAGCAATTGCATTCAAAACACCCACATATCGCATGCAGCAAGTGGAGCAACCGGTGCAAATATGCATTCAACTGAAAAGACCGTCGGATGGTGCGACGAGCGAACCATTACCTTTTCAGATGTTACCTCTTGGTGCAGGTAGGCCTGCTTTCTGGTCTTTACGGAAAGCATTTGCCAGGAAGAAAACAGATTATAGTACATTTAGTAAAATCTTAGCCACTGAATCGgcattattttcaaacgttacCCCTAAATTTCCGCGTAATGTCGAtgagtataataataatgatgatttcaatgtaaaaaaatCGAGTAACAAAATTTCTGCGTTACGCGctttaaatgatttatataacgtgaaaaatacattagatTCTTGTAatggaaatatagaaatgaatCAAAATATCTCACAAAATGTAAGTCATATTAGAAGCACTATTATCGATTATCAAAATAACGAAATCCCAATAAATGAAGAGAAACAAACTAgagaaaatgaacaaataaatagaatgtacaaaattgataatagatatatagaCAAAGAAATGAATGATGACAATTCGGGAACTTTAACTCGTACTAAATCCGATAGTACCGCTGAAAACACGTGTGTATTTAAGCAGAATACAGATATGTCCAAAAATAATTCCGATTGGTTCGACTATTCGGAAGTGGGAAAATGGGTGCAAAAGGGTCAAATGTGTCTCAAGGAGAAAGATAATGAAACAGATTTTAAAACAGAAACAACAGAGGATTGCAATAAGTCTTTCAATGAATTATTGACACAAGTAGCTGAATTAGATCAAATATATGCAGATACACATACAAAGTTAGTGCAAGCAGCCATTGAACAGAATACAACGGATCAATCTATGGATATTGACGTTTGCGATAATCAAACTTATACCAGCTTACAAATGGCTATGAAAAATCCTAttgaatttattgatttacCGAACGAGAGGAAGTATGAGGATGTATGTATACCAAAAGCAGATGTTAATCAATCTTGTCCTTCTCCTCCAGTAACTACGAAGAGAGATGGAACGCAGGAAACGGAAGAGAGATTACCGCCTTTACCGCCGAAACGAATCCGCAAAATGCCTTCTATGCCTCTTCTACCTCGTCCTATATCCTCTCATATGACATCTGAGTCATTCGTTGAAGCACCAAATAAAACTTTACCTTCTCTACCTGCTACTCTAACTAAGAACTCAAAACAAGgactattttcaaaattgttcgccaagaaagcaaagaaagataaagaCTCAATTTCGAATGTATCTAAAGAAAATAGTCAACCTTTGTGTTCTACAggaaatgtttcatatttgaCAACAAACAATACTCCAACTAGCCcacaattacaaatttcaagaCCTGGTGCAATAAGTACTAATAGCGTTAAATCGCTTAAATTGGAAGGCGACGAAACACCACCATATGGAATTGAATTAACAGAAGCTGAACATTATGCATTGTATACTACTATGGCACCACATGCAACTGTGTCAGAATTTGATGAAATGTCCTTCTATTATAGTCCAGTAGAAggtggaaaaatttattctgaaaaaaaagaaacgtaa